From a single Cytophagales bacterium WSM2-2 genomic region:
- the trpF gene encoding N-(5'-phosphoribosyl)anthranilate isomerase yields the protein MENNFRIKVCGMRDPDNIMDVAALNPDFMGFIFYSQSQRYVGENFAIPGDFPKHIKRVGVFVDEKPYKIVQLIEKHKLDFVQLHGDESQYDCELLRIKAKVIKSFRIDPQFNFNVTREFNSSADFFLFDTKGNGHGGIGKTFDWGLLKKYDKRTPFFLGGGLSVENIGQVNELKDSNLFSVDINSRAEIEPGLKDVNVLNTMFQILNQPSHEIHG from the coding sequence ATGGAAAATAATTTCAGAATCAAGGTATGCGGGATGCGCGACCCTGATAATATTATGGACGTAGCAGCACTCAACCCCGATTTTATGGGCTTCATCTTCTACAGCCAATCCCAAAGATATGTCGGAGAAAACTTTGCTATTCCCGGGGATTTCCCAAAGCACATCAAACGAGTGGGAGTATTCGTTGACGAGAAACCGTATAAAATCGTGCAACTTATTGAGAAACATAAACTGGATTTTGTGCAGTTGCATGGAGATGAATCTCAATACGATTGTGAACTGCTGCGAATCAAAGCGAAAGTAATCAAGTCATTTCGGATAGACCCGCAGTTCAACTTCAATGTTACCCGCGAGTTCAACTCCAGCGCTGATTTTTTTCTATTCGACACCAAAGGAAATGGCCATGGCGGTATTGGTAAAACCTTCGACTGGGGTTTGCTGAAGAAATACGACAAGCGTACTCCTTTTTTTCTTGGTGGTGGCTTATCGGTGGAGAATATCGGCCAGGTCAATGAACTGAAAGATTCTAACCTTTTCTCTGTGGATATCAATAGCAGGGCGGAAATCGAACCCGGATTAAAAGATGTGAATGTGCTTAATACGATGTTTCAAATTCTTAACCAACCATCCCATGAGATACACGGTTGA
- the trpC gene encoding indole-3-glycerol phosphate synthase, which translates to MNILEQIIERKKTEVAERQSLYPVKLLEQSTFFSSPVVSLKKYVQRKDKSGIIAEFKRKSPSKGPINPYASVERTSIGYMQAGASALSILTDKDFFGGSSEDLMVARKFNYCPILRKDFVIDEYQVIEAKSIGADAILLIAAVMKPERLKELANFAHSLGLEVLVEVHTQQELSPIYFPSVDLIGVNNRDLKTFEVNVDVSKRISELIPKDIVKISESGINSPETVVELRKFGFEGFLIGENFMRHSRPESVAFEFVETLNKLSNGK; encoded by the coding sequence ATGAATATTCTGGAACAAATTATAGAAAGGAAGAAAACCGAAGTAGCGGAAAGACAAAGTTTATACCCTGTCAAACTCCTTGAGCAGAGCACTTTTTTTTCTTCGCCGGTGGTCTCATTGAAAAAGTACGTGCAGCGAAAAGACAAGTCTGGAATCATCGCAGAGTTTAAACGCAAGTCCCCGTCCAAAGGGCCAATCAATCCGTATGCTTCCGTTGAGCGAACTTCAATCGGTTATATGCAGGCTGGAGCAAGTGCCTTGTCTATCCTTACGGACAAGGATTTTTTTGGCGGTAGCAGCGAAGATTTGATGGTGGCGCGTAAGTTTAACTATTGCCCGATTCTCCGGAAGGATTTCGTCATTGATGAATACCAGGTCATTGAGGCAAAATCAATCGGAGCGGATGCCATTCTTTTGATCGCGGCCGTTATGAAACCGGAACGCTTGAAGGAGTTGGCGAATTTTGCTCATTCATTAGGACTCGAGGTACTGGTTGAGGTTCACACGCAGCAAGAACTGTCCCCAATCTATTTTCCCTCCGTAGACCTGATCGGAGTAAATAACCGTGACCTGAAAACGTTCGAAGTTAATGTAGATGTTTCTAAGAGGATTTCAGAATTAATTCCTAAAGACATTGTTAAAATTTCAGAGAGCGGAATCAATTCACCGGAAACAGTTGTTGAACTAAGAAAATTTGGCTTCGAAGGTTTTTTGATCGGAGAGAATTTTATGAGACACAGCCGACCTGAGTCGGTAGCATTTGAATTTGTTGAAACACTAAACAAACTTTCCAATGGAAAATAA
- the trpD gene encoding anthranilate phosphoribosyltransferase, which produces MKEVLNELTSHRTLTKEVARQVLMDLATGKFNPSQTSAFMTVYMMRGITVEELAGFRDAMLELCIAVKFDEPVMDLCGTGGDAKNTFNISTLSSFVVAAAGQPVAKHGNYGVSSLSGSSNILEYFGYKFTNNKDELKRSIDRANICFMHAPLFHPAMKNVAPIRKELGVKTFFNMLGPMVNPAFPSRQLVGVFNLELARQYGYLYQQTDKEFVILHSIDGYDEISLTGPFKYFFNGGEEMAAPEMLRLSKLTQADLAGGNSMDESAKIFMNVLEGKGTPAQNAVVIANAGMALYCGDQRRGLESGMAKAKEVLESGKALNAFKKLIDN; this is translated from the coding sequence ATGAAAGAAGTACTAAATGAACTTACGTCACATCGTACGCTCACCAAAGAAGTGGCGCGACAGGTGCTGATGGATTTGGCGACCGGAAAATTCAATCCCAGTCAGACTTCTGCCTTCATGACGGTGTACATGATGCGAGGGATTACAGTTGAAGAGTTAGCCGGCTTCCGGGACGCGATGCTCGAACTCTGCATTGCCGTAAAATTTGACGAACCGGTAATGGACCTGTGCGGTACTGGTGGTGATGCAAAAAATACATTCAATATCTCAACGTTGTCCTCTTTTGTAGTGGCAGCAGCAGGTCAACCGGTAGCCAAGCACGGCAACTATGGCGTATCGTCATTGTCCGGTTCTTCCAACATTTTGGAATACTTCGGTTATAAATTTACAAACAACAAAGACGAGCTTAAGCGAAGTATCGACCGGGCCAACATCTGTTTTATGCATGCTCCACTCTTTCACCCAGCGATGAAAAACGTTGCGCCTATTCGCAAGGAACTCGGGGTGAAAACGTTCTTTAACATGCTAGGCCCCATGGTAAACCCCGCATTTCCCAGTCGCCAGCTCGTAGGAGTTTTCAACCTGGAGCTGGCCAGACAATACGGCTACCTCTATCAACAGACAGATAAGGAATTTGTCATCCTGCATTCGATTGATGGCTACGATGAGATTTCACTCACCGGACCATTCAAATATTTTTTCAATGGTGGTGAAGAGATGGCAGCACCGGAAATGCTTCGGCTGTCAAAACTTACCCAAGCTGATCTGGCCGGTGGAAATTCGATGGACGAGTCTGCAAAAATTTTCATGAATGTATTGGAAGGGAAAGGCACACCCGCACAAAATGCAGTAGTTATCGCCAATGCTGGAATGGCTTTGTATTGCGGTGATCAAAGGAGAGGATTGGAAAGTGGTATGGCCAAAGCGAAAGAAGTACTGGAGTCTGGCAAAGCATTAAACGCCTTTAAAAAATTAATTGACAACTGA
- the pabA gene encoding aminodeoxychorismate/anthranilate synthase component II, with the protein MKILVLDNYDSFTYNLVHIIRALGHQPDIFRNDKIAVEEVSRYDKILLSPGPGIPDEAGIMKEVIRTYLPSKSILGICLGHQGIAEVFGAELYNIPDVLHGVTSTATVKDVSEKLFQNVPSKFQCTHYHSWAVKPDSIPSDLKVTSTNEDGLVMALSHVKYDVRGVQFHPESVMTPEGPKMIENWLKN; encoded by the coding sequence ATGAAAATACTAGTACTTGATAACTACGATTCGTTCACTTACAACCTCGTGCATATCATCCGCGCCCTGGGGCATCAGCCGGATATATTCAGGAACGACAAGATTGCCGTTGAAGAGGTGAGTCGGTACGACAAAATTTTGCTTTCTCCTGGTCCTGGTATCCCGGACGAAGCTGGAATTATGAAGGAAGTGATCAGGACCTATTTGCCATCAAAAAGTATTCTGGGGATATGCCTTGGTCACCAGGGAATAGCAGAGGTCTTTGGAGCTGAGCTTTACAACATCCCTGACGTATTGCACGGGGTGACATCGACTGCTACGGTTAAGGATGTATCTGAGAAATTGTTTCAGAATGTGCCGTCCAAATTTCAATGCACACATTATCATTCCTGGGCGGTGAAACCCGATAGTATTCCATCGGATTTGAAAGTTACTTCTACTAACGAAGATGGACTGGTGATGGCCCTGAGCCATGTCAAGTATGATGTGCGTGGCGTGCAGTTTCATCCTGAATCAGTAATGACTCCGGAAGGCCCGAAAATGATTGAGAACTGGTTGAAAAATTGA
- the trpE gene encoding anthranilate synthase component I: protein MIYKLNTYYKKLLADTLTPVNIYLKLRDVFAGSILLESSDYHGRENSLSLICCDPIASFEVRQEKLRIQFPDGFINEIHFDKGKTNLPKLLEEFKNSFDVGSDSRFRSLGLFGYCSYDAVRHFEDVEMSSPDSPIPEMVYKLYRYVIVVDHFFNELKLHEFTFGDQPSTLEKIEQLIFSNRFSTFRFQASGKETSNITDNEFLEAVEKAKQHCYRGDVFQMVLSRRFSRSFKGDEFNVYRALRSINPSPYLFYFDYGSFKLFGSSPEAQLQVNNSHAFIYPIAGTFRRSGNDQEDAAIAARLGADEKENAEHVMLVDLARNDMSRNAEHVTVDVFKEIQYYSHVIHLVSKVSGKLKEGSSTVQMFADTFPAGTLSGAPKVMAMNLIHKYENVNRSFYGGAIGLLGFDGSLNKAIMIRTFLSRGNQLIYQAGAGIVSKSDKEKELQEVNNKLEALRKAMTMAESI, encoded by the coding sequence ATGATTTACAAACTGAACACGTACTACAAGAAACTTCTGGCAGACACACTGACGCCTGTGAATATCTACTTGAAGCTACGGGATGTTTTTGCCGGAAGTATCCTGCTCGAAAGCTCTGATTATCATGGACGTGAAAACAGTCTGTCGTTGATTTGTTGCGACCCCATCGCATCATTTGAAGTAAGACAGGAGAAACTCAGGATTCAATTCCCCGACGGGTTTATTAATGAAATACACTTCGATAAAGGGAAAACTAACTTGCCCAAGCTCCTCGAAGAATTTAAGAATTCATTTGACGTGGGAAGCGACAGCCGGTTTCGGTCGTTGGGACTCTTTGGCTATTGCTCCTATGATGCGGTACGCCATTTTGAAGATGTGGAGATGAGTTCGCCCGATTCCCCCATTCCTGAGATGGTTTATAAATTGTACCGCTACGTGATCGTGGTTGATCATTTCTTCAACGAACTGAAACTTCATGAATTTACGTTTGGAGACCAGCCATCAACTCTGGAGAAAATCGAGCAACTTATTTTCAGCAACCGGTTTTCTACATTCCGGTTTCAGGCATCGGGCAAGGAGACATCGAATATCACTGATAATGAATTTTTAGAAGCAGTTGAGAAAGCAAAACAACATTGCTATCGTGGGGATGTTTTTCAGATGGTTTTGTCACGCAGGTTCAGCAGGTCATTCAAAGGAGATGAATTCAACGTTTACCGCGCACTTCGTTCAATCAATCCGTCACCTTACCTGTTTTATTTTGACTACGGAAGTTTCAAGCTTTTCGGCTCATCACCGGAAGCGCAACTACAGGTAAATAACAGTCACGCCTTTATTTATCCCATTGCGGGTACATTTCGTAGAAGCGGCAACGACCAGGAGGATGCAGCGATTGCAGCACGCCTTGGAGCCGATGAAAAAGAAAATGCGGAGCATGTCATGCTGGTCGACCTCGCCCGGAACGATATGAGCCGAAATGCAGAGCATGTCACGGTGGATGTATTCAAAGAAATTCAGTACTACTCTCATGTTATTCACCTCGTTTCCAAGGTTTCAGGAAAACTGAAGGAGGGTTCATCAACAGTGCAGATGTTTGCGGATACTTTTCCTGCCGGAACACTTTCAGGCGCCCCGAAAGTAATGGCCATGAACCTGATTCATAAATATGAAAATGTAAATCGTAGCTTTTACGGAGGCGCTATCGGACTCCTCGGGTTTGATGGCTCACTGAACAAGGCAATTATGATCCGGACTTTTCTTAGCAGAGGCAATCAATTGATTTACCAGGCGGGAGCCGGAATTGTCTCTAAATCAGATAAAGAAAAAGAATTGCAAGAAGTTAATAACAAACTGGAAGCATTGCGTAAAGCCATGACGATGGCGGAATCAATCTGA
- the nhaA gene encoding Na(+)/H(+) antiporter NhaA: MRTWIRHSWAFFKDEKAGGILLILCTITSLLLANSFLDKEYGHLWHTQLFFKPVEFWINDGLMTVFFLQVGLEIEREIYAGELNNFKKSLLPVLAALGGMLVPAIIHFSFNQGTASQNGYGIPMATDIAFSLGLLSLLGKRVPLSLKIFLTALAIIDDLGAILVIALFYSSHFSLTYLSLAFLVFAGMIILNRLNVYSLWVYLVLGCVMWFCMHRSGIHATISGVMLAFAIPFRTGDHSAPSTILQHAMHKPVTFVVLPLFALANTAITIPGTFLNDLASANSLGISLGLIIGKPVGIFLLSWIGIVAGWCALPSGISLKHIITIGMLAGIGFTMSIFITLLAFSDAQLVDSSKIAVLTASVLSGVLGLIGLALILKKK; the protein is encoded by the coding sequence ATGCGCACATGGATAAGACATTCCTGGGCATTTTTCAAGGATGAAAAGGCAGGGGGTATACTTCTCATACTCTGTACGATCACTTCGCTGCTTCTTGCTAACTCCTTTCTGGATAAGGAATACGGGCATTTGTGGCATACACAACTTTTTTTTAAACCGGTAGAGTTCTGGATCAACGATGGACTGATGACAGTTTTCTTCCTGCAAGTGGGGTTGGAGATTGAACGGGAAATCTATGCCGGTGAATTGAACAATTTTAAAAAATCGTTGCTCCCCGTTCTTGCGGCACTTGGAGGGATGTTGGTGCCTGCCATAATTCATTTTTCGTTTAATCAAGGCACGGCTTCACAAAACGGCTACGGTATACCAATGGCCACGGACATTGCTTTTTCTTTGGGCCTTCTTTCACTGTTGGGCAAACGCGTGCCGTTGTCTTTAAAAATCTTTCTGACTGCTCTTGCCATAATCGATGACCTGGGAGCCATTCTGGTGATCGCCCTTTTCTATTCATCGCATTTTTCCCTCACTTATTTATCACTCGCCTTTCTTGTTTTTGCAGGCATGATCATACTCAATCGATTGAATGTCTATAGTCTTTGGGTTTACTTGGTGCTGGGCTGTGTCATGTGGTTTTGTATGCACCGTTCTGGCATTCATGCGACTATTTCTGGAGTGATGCTGGCATTTGCCATCCCATTCCGCACCGGAGACCACAGCGCCCCCTCAACGATCCTGCAGCATGCAATGCATAAGCCGGTGACTTTTGTTGTATTGCCACTTTTCGCTTTAGCTAACACCGCGATTACCATTCCTGGCACATTCCTTAACGACCTGGCTTCCGCCAACAGCTTGGGCATCAGCCTTGGACTGATTATTGGAAAACCCGTGGGTATCTTCTTATTGTCATGGATCGGGATTGTGGCAGGCTGGTGTGCATTGCCTTCCGGGATTTCCTTAAAGCACATCATTACCATAGGTATGTTGGCAGGAATAGGTTTCACAATGTCAATTTTCATCACGTTACTTGCCTTCAGTGATGCTCAACTTGTGGATAGTTCCAAGATTGCCGTACTGACCGCTTCAGTGCTTTCAGGTGTTCTAGGATTGATCGGGTTAGCTCTTATCCTTAAGAAAAAATAG
- a CDS encoding DSBA oxidoreductase gives MAKPVIKIDVVSDVVCPWCYIGKRRLEKAIDKLKNDFTFEVEYHPFELNPDMPAEGRDQKEYLSAKFGGEDQYDKITGRTAATAAQEGLQFDFSKQKISPNTLNSHRLIAYAKSKGKQAEVKEALMSAYFEKGIDLTQTTNLVGIAAAYGLDAAETEQFLNSTALAAEVKMEEQLNYKRGISGVPFYIINNKYGVSGAQPTDVFVNALTEIGNEPIDGETCEVGEKC, from the coding sequence ATGGCGAAACCTGTTATCAAAATAGATGTAGTATCTGATGTCGTTTGCCCCTGGTGCTACATCGGTAAACGCAGGCTTGAAAAAGCAATTGACAAGCTTAAAAATGATTTTACGTTTGAAGTCGAGTATCATCCTTTTGAGTTAAATCCGGACATGCCGGCGGAAGGCCGTGATCAGAAGGAATACCTATCGGCTAAGTTCGGAGGGGAGGACCAGTATGATAAAATCACTGGTCGGACAGCTGCCACAGCTGCGCAAGAGGGACTCCAGTTCGATTTTAGCAAGCAGAAAATTTCGCCTAATACGCTCAATTCCCATCGTCTGATCGCGTATGCTAAAAGCAAAGGCAAACAGGCAGAGGTGAAGGAAGCCCTTATGAGTGCGTACTTCGAAAAGGGTATTGACCTCACTCAAACAACGAACCTGGTGGGTATTGCTGCGGCCTATGGTCTCGATGCGGCTGAGACAGAGCAGTTTCTCAACAGCACAGCACTTGCTGCAGAGGTAAAAATGGAAGAACAGTTAAACTACAAGCGGGGTATTTCCGGAGTACCGTTCTATATCATCAATAATAAATATGGAGTCTCAGGGGCGCAGCCCACGGACGTCTTCGTCAATGCTCTCACTGAAATTGGTAATGAACCAATAGACGGAGAAACCTGTGAAGTAGGCGAGAAGTGCTGA
- the ahcY gene encoding adenosylhomocysteinase, with protein MVADKTTYKVKDMSLAAWGRKEIKLAEAEMPGLMAIREEFGAKKPLKGARIAGCLHMTIQTAVLIETLKELGAEVTWSSCNIFSTQDHAAAAIAAAGIPVYAWKGMNEKEFDWCIEQTLHAFEGGKPLNMILDDGGDLTNMVLDRFPELVAGIKGISEETTTGVHRLIERMHNGKLPLPAININDSVTKSKFDNKYGCKESLVDAIRRATDVMMAGKIAVVAGYGDVGKGSAASLRGAGARVIVTEIDPICALQAAMDGFAVKRMDDAVKEADIIVTATGNFGIVLDRHFTNMKDKAIVCNIGHFDNEIDVAWLKKNATRDEVKPQVDLYTMKSGRQIILLAEGRLVNLGCATGHPSFVMSNSFTNQTLAQLELWTNTSKYKNEVYMLPKHLDEKVAQLHLKKIGVELETLSSEQAKYIGVEVKGPFKPDYYRY; from the coding sequence ATGGTAGCTGATAAAACTACGTACAAAGTAAAGGACATGTCACTGGCCGCCTGGGGCCGAAAAGAAATTAAGCTTGCTGAAGCTGAAATGCCCGGTCTAATGGCTATTCGCGAAGAATTTGGTGCGAAAAAACCTTTGAAAGGCGCTCGTATCGCGGGTTGCCTCCACATGACAATCCAGACCGCAGTTTTGATTGAAACATTGAAAGAACTAGGCGCTGAAGTGACCTGGAGCTCTTGTAATATATTTTCGACCCAGGATCATGCTGCTGCTGCCATTGCTGCTGCGGGGATTCCTGTATACGCCTGGAAAGGAATGAATGAAAAGGAATTCGATTGGTGTATTGAGCAAACGCTTCATGCTTTCGAAGGCGGCAAACCTCTGAACATGATCCTTGATGACGGTGGTGACCTGACCAACATGGTGTTGGATCGTTTCCCTGAACTGGTAGCTGGCATCAAAGGAATCTCTGAAGAGACGACTACCGGTGTTCACCGCCTGATCGAACGTATGCACAACGGTAAACTCCCGTTGCCTGCGATCAATATCAACGACTCTGTAACGAAATCGAAGTTCGATAACAAATACGGTTGCAAGGAATCTCTCGTGGACGCTATCCGTAGAGCTACCGATGTAATGATGGCAGGAAAAATTGCCGTGGTTGCCGGATACGGTGATGTAGGTAAGGGTTCTGCAGCATCGCTTCGTGGAGCAGGTGCCCGTGTGATCGTCACTGAAATCGATCCGATCTGTGCACTTCAGGCGGCCATGGACGGGTTTGCTGTGAAGAGAATGGATGACGCTGTGAAAGAGGCAGATATTATCGTAACCGCTACCGGTAACTTCGGCATCGTGCTTGACCGTCATTTTACAAACATGAAAGACAAGGCGATCGTTTGTAACATTGGTCACTTTGATAATGAAATTGACGTGGCGTGGTTGAAGAAGAACGCCACGCGTGATGAAGTTAAACCTCAGGTTGACTTATATACCATGAAGAGTGGCCGTCAGATCATCTTGTTGGCAGAAGGCCGCCTCGTGAACCTGGGCTGCGCCACAGGACACCCTTCATTTGTGATGAGTAACTCCTTCACTAATCAAACACTTGCCCAGCTGGAACTCTGGACTAACACCAGCAAGTACAAAAACGAAGTTTACATGCTACCTAAGCACCTGGATGAAAAAGTAGCTCAATTGCACCTGAAGAAAATCGGTGTTGAATTGGAAACCCTTTCATCTGAACAAGCAAAGTATATTGGCGTGGAAGTGAAAGGGCCATTCAAGCCCGACTACTACCGTTATTAA
- a CDS encoding translation initiation factor — MAKKNEWKNRDGVVYSTSQDFQYEYNDNSEAETPPMQQQNLRVILDKSGRAGKQVTLVTGFIGKTGDLEALTKLLKTKCGVGGSAKDGEIILQGDLRDKVVQALVKEGYKAKRVG; from the coding sequence ATGGCAAAGAAAAATGAATGGAAAAACCGGGACGGAGTAGTTTACTCCACGAGCCAGGATTTCCAGTATGAATATAATGACAACAGTGAAGCAGAAACACCTCCCATGCAACAACAGAACCTTAGAGTAATTCTAGACAAAAGCGGCCGGGCCGGAAAACAGGTGACACTGGTTACTGGCTTCATCGGTAAAACCGGAGACCTTGAGGCGCTCACGAAATTGTTGAAGACTAAATGCGGTGTAGGCGGTTCTGCAAAGGATGGTGAGATCATCTTACAGGGCGACCTCCGTGATAAAGTGGTGCAGGCTTTGGTCAAAGAGGGATATAAGGCAAAGAGGGTAGGGTAG
- the yceA gene encoding UPF0176 protein, producing the protein MLHNRTNGKELKEKLAKSKEKRITISFYKYHKITDPAAFRDLLYRTLDNIGVLGRIYVAHEGINAQISVPEANLELFKTHLFEIDFLKNIRLNIAIEDNGKSFFKLKILVRKKIVADGLNDETFDVTNSGVHVSAQEFNKLTDDENTVIVDMRNHYESEVGRFKNAICPDADTFREELQIAEELLQDKKDKNVVMYCTGGIRCEKASAWMKHIGFKNVFQLDGGIIEYARQVKEQGLENKFIGKNFVFDERLGERISNDIISVCHQCGKPCDSHTNCKNDGCHLLFIQCEDCANSYNGCCSKECKNIIELPEEQQKEIRKGINKGRQVFKKGRSEKILFKQ; encoded by the coding sequence ATGTTGCATAATCGCACCAACGGGAAGGAATTGAAGGAGAAGCTCGCCAAGTCGAAGGAGAAGAGGATCACCATTTCCTTTTATAAGTACCACAAAATCACTGACCCGGCAGCGTTTAGAGATCTCTTGTACCGGACGCTGGATAATATTGGTGTACTGGGCCGGATTTATGTTGCTCACGAAGGAATCAATGCGCAGATAAGTGTTCCGGAAGCCAACCTGGAATTGTTCAAAACCCATCTTTTTGAAATTGACTTTCTAAAGAATATTCGGTTGAATATTGCCATCGAAGATAATGGCAAGTCTTTTTTTAAATTGAAAATCCTGGTCAGGAAAAAGATTGTGGCAGATGGCCTTAATGACGAGACCTTTGATGTCACTAACAGTGGTGTTCATGTGAGTGCCCAGGAATTCAATAAGCTCACGGATGATGAGAATACGGTGATTGTGGATATGCGCAATCACTACGAAAGTGAAGTAGGGCGTTTCAAAAATGCCATTTGCCCAGATGCTGATACTTTCCGTGAAGAACTGCAGATCGCGGAAGAGTTGCTGCAAGACAAAAAGGATAAGAATGTGGTGATGTACTGCACCGGGGGTATTCGTTGTGAGAAGGCGAGCGCCTGGATGAAGCATATTGGGTTCAAGAATGTTTTTCAGCTGGATGGTGGAATTATTGAATATGCCAGACAGGTTAAGGAGCAGGGGCTTGAAAATAAATTCATCGGGAAGAACTTCGTATTTGACGAACGATTGGGTGAGCGTATTTCTAATGATATTATCAGCGTATGTCATCAGTGCGGCAAACCCTGCGACTCACATACCAATTGCAAGAATGACGGTTGTCATTTGCTTTTCATTCAGTGTGAGGACTGCGCTAATTCCTACAACGGGTGTTGCTCAAAGGAATGTAAAAACATTATTGAATTACCTGAAGAGCAGCAGAAAGAAATCCGGAAAGGAATTAATAAAGGACGCCAGGTATTCAAGAAGGGCAGGTCAGAGAAGATTCTGTTCAAACAATAA